One Phycisphaerae bacterium RAS2 DNA window includes the following coding sequences:
- the cyaA gene encoding Adenylate cyclase 1: MGYLVSMSRHRATVIGFLVGLAATLLLAAHVFWVEPRLSGRARLFERLEYQSFDFRINHCNTLGPASPLVHLDIDDNALARVGRWPWKRRDVADLIRVTTELGARSILIDLLFDEPEQVSISDPAYSGDADIEGPAEVVGELSDANRVFDDLELAEAIRASGRVILSVQGDVPPPGEQSVRRRVESLLRGGESDWQAIARRMNATTAVGREIVRREVLRARAATELSRRFTLGDAELAAALGANVDEVREVIAGAKSRAAAARMRELFQRGQPTLAEAMAAILGDAKDSRTADRRDVVAAYREALGWEALRPAMIPLPDEPSTARAAEEVLKNARLGSIPHRAENLSPVYFLIGRAAADIGAVNFRGDSDGVVRRVPPLIRTESGLLRHLGVAGACRELGIAAVDLELSGDNELVFGASLDMDGRVAAPLDAGENLIIHWTNTARKWRQGEDFPHISAAKAWSIVDARRQVAANETTMAYILAEIVSAARGEATVETGSAGGESKPESIAGDAAYRQKVNNQLKLAREAHLARLRGERPDAEIREMEQRAAALKAEIRAEQEQAISAVEAACAELEALTPEDLAADAALKADYDKYMGARRLIAGDLAQLKQANARLQESADAARRELGPRLKDQIVLLGYAATAQGDIVSTPIDPVTNGVMCHAHVLNSLLLRRFVRTTGTAAGATAFIVLGGLVSLITARLGPWRSLLATAGLLGAFGLFNALWLFQRRDVWFPLAGPIVAGGVAWAAVTLFRQLTAEKDRRMFARQLSTYTSPAIAAKIAESPAAMAAFKTVQTRDVTCLFSDLAGFTTISEQQDAEVVQLVLNTYLRRMSEVIWAQRGLINKFMGDGIMAFFNPSVDPMPEHPRVACETALLMLEALDALKSEHGTGAADGVFQQLDMRIGLATGLAKNGDLGSDLKADYTVIGDVVNLAARLEPANKVFGTKLMISGPTREAVKDAYEFRYLAELQVKGKKTTVPVHELIGRRGTLTEDQRAYIERFEAGVALYKAMKWDECIVHFTRMLARRPDDAGASRYIDACQEFKQFPPDEGEWRGALELKEK; the protein is encoded by the coding sequence GAGCATGTCGCGTCATCGCGCCACGGTCATCGGGTTTCTGGTCGGGCTTGCGGCCACGCTGCTGCTGGCGGCGCATGTGTTCTGGGTGGAGCCGCGGTTGTCTGGGCGGGCGCGGCTGTTCGAGCGGCTGGAATACCAGTCATTTGACTTTCGTATTAATCATTGCAACACGCTTGGACCGGCCTCACCGCTGGTGCATCTGGACATCGATGACAACGCGCTCGCGCGGGTGGGGCGCTGGCCGTGGAAGCGGCGCGACGTGGCGGACCTGATTCGCGTAACAACGGAGCTGGGGGCGCGGTCGATACTGATCGACTTGTTGTTCGACGAGCCGGAACAGGTGTCGATCAGCGATCCGGCGTATTCGGGGGATGCGGACATCGAGGGGCCGGCGGAAGTGGTGGGGGAGCTGTCCGACGCGAATCGCGTATTCGATGATCTGGAGCTGGCGGAAGCGATTCGCGCGAGCGGGCGGGTGATTCTTTCGGTGCAGGGGGATGTTCCGCCGCCGGGCGAGCAATCGGTGCGCCGGCGGGTGGAGTCGTTGTTGCGGGGCGGCGAGTCAGACTGGCAGGCGATCGCGCGACGAATGAATGCGACGACGGCGGTGGGACGCGAGATCGTGCGGCGCGAAGTGCTGCGTGCGCGCGCGGCGACGGAATTGAGCAGGCGATTCACGCTGGGCGATGCGGAGCTGGCGGCTGCGCTGGGGGCGAATGTTGACGAAGTGCGCGAAGTGATCGCCGGCGCGAAGTCGCGCGCGGCGGCGGCGCGGATGCGAGAGCTGTTTCAAAGGGGGCAGCCCACGCTCGCGGAGGCGATGGCGGCGATCCTCGGCGACGCGAAAGACAGTCGTACGGCGGACCGGCGTGATGTCGTCGCGGCATATCGCGAGGCACTGGGGTGGGAGGCGCTGCGGCCGGCGATGATCCCGCTGCCTGATGAGCCGTCCACGGCACGGGCGGCGGAAGAGGTGTTGAAGAATGCGCGGCTAGGCTCGATTCCGCACCGCGCGGAAAATTTGTCACCCGTCTATTTTCTGATTGGCCGCGCGGCGGCGGACATCGGGGCGGTGAACTTTCGCGGTGATTCGGACGGCGTGGTGCGGCGCGTGCCACCGCTGATTCGCACCGAATCGGGTCTGCTGCGGCATCTCGGCGTGGCGGGTGCATGCCGCGAGCTAGGAATTGCCGCCGTTGATCTCGAACTGTCCGGCGACAACGAACTGGTCTTTGGGGCATCGCTCGATATGGATGGCCGCGTGGCCGCTCCGCTGGACGCCGGCGAGAACCTGATCATCCACTGGACGAACACGGCGCGGAAATGGCGACAGGGCGAGGACTTTCCACACATCTCCGCGGCGAAAGCGTGGTCGATCGTCGATGCCCGTCGGCAGGTCGCGGCCAACGAGACAACGATGGCCTACATCCTCGCCGAGATCGTGTCGGCTGCGCGCGGCGAGGCGACGGTTGAAACCGGCAGCGCCGGCGGTGAGTCGAAGCCGGAATCGATCGCGGGGGACGCGGCCTATCGACAGAAAGTGAACAACCAACTCAAGCTGGCTCGCGAGGCACACCTGGCGCGGCTGCGCGGCGAGCGGCCGGACGCGGAGATTCGGGAGATGGAGCAGCGCGCGGCAGCGCTGAAGGCGGAGATTCGCGCGGAACAAGAGCAGGCGATTTCGGCGGTGGAGGCGGCGTGCGCGGAACTGGAAGCGCTGACGCCGGAGGATCTGGCGGCCGACGCGGCATTGAAGGCTGATTACGACAAGTACATGGGCGCGCGGCGACTGATCGCCGGCGATCTCGCGCAGTTGAAGCAGGCAAACGCACGCTTACAGGAGTCGGCTGATGCGGCGCGGCGGGAATTGGGTCCGCGGCTGAAGGATCAGATCGTGCTGCTCGGATACGCGGCAACGGCGCAGGGCGACATTGTTTCGACGCCGATCGACCCCGTGACGAACGGTGTGATGTGCCACGCGCACGTGCTAAACAGCCTGCTCCTGCGTCGATTCGTTCGCACGACCGGAACGGCAGCGGGGGCGACGGCCTTCATCGTGCTGGGCGGTCTGGTCAGTTTGATAACGGCGCGGCTCGGGCCGTGGCGATCGCTGCTGGCAACGGCGGGGCTGCTCGGAGCGTTCGGCCTGTTCAACGCGTTGTGGTTGTTCCAGCGGCGCGATGTGTGGTTCCCGTTGGCTGGGCCGATCGTGGCGGGGGGCGTCGCATGGGCAGCGGTGACGTTGTTTCGACAATTAACGGCGGAAAAAGACCGCCGCATGTTCGCGCGACAGTTGAGCACGTACACGTCGCCGGCGATTGCGGCGAAGATCGCGGAAAGCCCGGCGGCGATGGCGGCGTTCAAGACGGTGCAGACGCGCGACGTGACATGCCTGTTCTCCGACCTGGCGGGTTTCACGACGATCTCGGAGCAGCAGGACGCCGAGGTCGTGCAGCTTGTGCTGAACACGTACCTGCGACGCATGAGCGAGGTCATCTGGGCGCAGCGCGGGCTGATCAACAAGTTCATGGGTGACGGGATCATGGCATTCTTCAACCCGTCGGTCGATCCGATGCCCGAGCACCCGCGCGTTGCCTGCGAGACGGCCCTGTTGATGCTCGAGGCGCTGGACGCACTGAAAAGCGAACACGGCACGGGCGCGGCCGACGGTGTGTTTCAGCAGCTCGACATGCGCATCGGCCTGGCGACCGGGCTGGCAAAGAACGGCGACCTCGGCTCGGATCTGAAGGCGGATTACACGGTGATCGGGGACGTGGTGAATCTCGCGGCGCGGCTGGAGCCGGCGAACAAGGTCTTCGGCACGAAGCTGATGATCAGTGGGCCGACGCGCGAGGCGGTGAAAGATGCGTACGAGTTTCGATACCTTGCGGAATTGCAGGTGAAAGGGAAGAAGACGACGGTGCCGGTGCATGAGTTGATCGGTCGCCGCGGGACGCTGACGGAAGATCAGCGCGCGTACATCGAGCGGTTCGAGGCGGGGGTGGCGCTTTACAAGGCGATGAAATGGGACGAATGCATCGTGCACTTCACGCGCATGCTCGCGCGGCGGCCGGACGACGCGGGGGCCAGTCGCTACATTGATGCGTGCCAGGAGTTCAAGCAATTCCCGCCGGACGAGGGCGAGTGGCGCGGGGCACTGGAGCTGAAGGAGAAATGA
- the msrC gene encoding Free methionine-R-sulfoxide reductase, with protein MIKRPYGALIARIGAACSGLNRAADMQVFVDTAWDALHPTGVSWLGFYFGGAEEMTLGPRRDKPACSPIGLHGVCGQAYTSRRPQVVVDVATLGANYVACDPRDRSEVVIPCLESDGACWGVLDLDSHEVGSFNEADIRGLTDALIAAGLTAGSL; from the coding sequence ATGATAAAGCGGCCATACGGGGCTTTGATCGCGCGGATCGGCGCGGCGTGCAGCGGTCTGAACCGCGCGGCAGACATGCAGGTGTTTGTCGATACCGCGTGGGACGCCCTGCATCCGACGGGGGTTTCGTGGCTGGGGTTCTACTTCGGCGGGGCGGAGGAAATGACGCTCGGCCCTCGGCGCGACAAGCCGGCCTGCTCACCGATCGGATTGCACGGGGTCTGCGGCCAGGCCTACACGAGTCGGCGGCCGCAGGTTGTGGTGGATGTGGCGACGCTGGGGGCAAATTATGTCGCGTGCGACCCGCGCGACCGGTCGGAAGTGGTGATTCCTTGTCTTGAATCGGACGGCGCGTGCTGGGGGGTGCTCGATCTGGACAGCCACGAGGTGGGGTCATTCAACGAGGCGGATATTCGCGGGCTGACGGATGCGCTCATCGCCGCGGGGTTGACGGCGGGCTCATTGTAA
- a CDS encoding translocation protein TolB: MARRIARLSFSMAGIVLAAGCQVPVYRAPAATSPTPGGATAVSAPGNDASDRYRDLRLFGQSSPSSEFSFEARPADNLQQHTTPSEGGDFDPSVDPAGRQIAFASTRHSVHSHIYVKPINGATLVQLTDERANDAQPVFCPMGKRIAFASDRAGQWDIYVMDANGRNVRQITNNPAAELHPSWSPDGTRIVYCRLNPSEPQGELWVVDLDNPGAKRFIGEGLFPAWSPRGGKIAYQRARERGSRWFSIWTMDFDNNESLYPTEVASSTLAAFILPSWSPDGTQIAFAAISPSGDDGARPRLSGRGRSDILLVDADGRGMQRLTNGRGENYSPFWAADQRVYFTARSGRSETIWSARPFQPATEELPSPGAPSRRAASAQEVADE, from the coding sequence ATGGCGCGACGGATCGCACGATTGAGCTTCAGCATGGCGGGCATCGTGCTGGCCGCGGGGTGCCAGGTTCCGGTCTATCGCGCGCCCGCGGCGACTTCGCCGACACCAGGCGGCGCGACGGCGGTGTCCGCGCCGGGCAATGACGCATCCGATCGGTATCGCGATCTTCGCCTGTTTGGCCAGAGCAGCCCATCGAGTGAGTTCTCGTTTGAGGCGCGGCCGGCAGACAACCTTCAACAGCACACGACTCCCAGCGAGGGCGGCGACTTCGACCCGTCGGTGGACCCGGCGGGGCGGCAGATCGCCTTTGCTTCGACGCGCCACTCGGTGCACAGCCACATCTACGTGAAGCCGATCAACGGCGCGACGCTTGTGCAGCTCACCGACGAGCGCGCGAACGACGCGCAACCGGTCTTCTGTCCGATGGGCAAGCGGATCGCCTTCGCGAGCGACCGCGCCGGTCAGTGGGACATCTACGTGATGGATGCCAACGGCCGGAACGTGCGTCAGATCACGAACAATCCCGCCGCCGAGCTGCACCCGAGCTGGTCGCCGGACGGAACGCGAATTGTTTACTGCCGCCTTAATCCGTCGGAACCGCAGGGCGAATTGTGGGTCGTCGATCTCGACAATCCCGGCGCGAAGCGGTTCATCGGCGAGGGACTGTTCCCGGCGTGGTCCCCGCGCGGCGGCAAGATCGCCTACCAGCGCGCCCGCGAGCGCGGGAGCCGCTGGTTCAGCATCTGGACGATGGATTTCGACAACAACGAATCGCTCTATCCGACGGAAGTCGCGAGCAGCACGCTGGCGGCGTTCATCCTGCCGAGCTGGTCGCCCGACGGCACACAGATTGCGTTTGCCGCGATCAGCCCGTCCGGCGATGACGGCGCGCGCCCGCGCCTTTCCGGTCGCGGCCGATCCGACATTCTGCTCGTCGACGCCGACGGGCGCGGGATGCAGCGGCTGACCAATGGACGCGGCGAGAATTATTCACCCTTCTGGGCGGCCGATCAGCGTGTCTATTTCACGGCGCGATCCGGCCGAAGCGAGACCATCTGGAGCGCGCGTCCGTTCCAACCGGCCACGGAGGAGTTGCCGTCGCCCGGCGCGCCGAGTCGTCGCGCCGCATCCGCGCAGGAGGTGGCCGATGAATAG